The Deinococcus hopiensis KR-140 genome has a window encoding:
- the thiD gene encoding bifunctional hydroxymethylpyrimidine kinase/phosphomethylpyrimidine kinase: protein MKAVALTVAGSDSGGGAGIQADLKTFAAHGVYGASVLTLVTAQNTRGVAASHALPPELVVAQLQAVLDDFPVAVVKVGALGTAPVVRAVADVLRPTGLPLILDPVMFAKGGAALLDSDAVTALRTELLPLACLVTPNLPEAEALLGLAPGELHGKTGLEALRDRLREALPFPLLLKGGHGAGETVEDELWLPNAAPLVLTAPRRHTRHTHGTGCTLSSAVAANLALGHALPEAVRHAHTYVQAALGHAPGLGSGHGPLEHFPRFVAQEMP from the coding sequence ATGAAGGCCGTCGCCCTCACGGTGGCCGGCTCCGATTCTGGAGGCGGGGCAGGCATCCAGGCGGACCTCAAGACCTTTGCGGCCCACGGGGTGTACGGCGCGTCGGTCCTCACGCTGGTCACGGCGCAGAATACCCGGGGCGTTGCGGCGAGCCACGCGCTGCCGCCCGAACTGGTGGTGGCCCAGCTGCAGGCGGTGCTGGACGATTTTCCGGTGGCTGTGGTCAAGGTGGGCGCCTTGGGAACAGCTCCCGTGGTGCGGGCGGTGGCCGACGTGCTGCGGCCTACAGGCCTGCCGCTCATCCTCGATCCGGTGATGTTCGCCAAGGGAGGTGCAGCCCTCCTCGATTCCGACGCCGTGACCGCACTGCGGACCGAATTGCTGCCCCTCGCCTGCCTCGTCACTCCCAATCTACCCGAAGCCGAGGCGCTGCTGGGCCTCGCGCCGGGGGAGTTGCACGGCAAAACTGGCCTGGAGGCGCTGCGAGACAGGCTGAGGGAAGCCCTCCCCTTCCCCCTGCTCCTCAAGGGTGGGCACGGCGCGGGCGAAACGGTGGAGGACGAGCTCTGGCTGCCAAATGCGGCTCCGCTGGTTCTCACTGCTCCCCGCCGCCACACGCGCCACACCCACGGCACAGGCTGCACCCTGTCGAGCGCGGTGGCTGCCAACCTCGCCCTGGGTCACGCGTTGCCCGAGGCCGTGCGCCACGCCCACACGTACGTGCAGGCCGCCTTGGGGCACGCCCCCGGCCTCGGCAGTGGGCACGGGCCGCTGGAACACTTTCCACGCTTCGTTGCTCAGGAAATGCCCTGA
- a CDS encoding NAD(P)/FAD-dependent oxidoreductase, whose amino-acid sequence MIAVIGGGLIGACIAFELRQAGKEVLVLDAERPGAAWRAGAGLLTPSGERLAGTPLEADVRLSLGMWPGFARRIERASGQTVHFREGVYRVALTPAQAQELEAHPAGEWTRPPLPGVLAARVHREEGRVHPPSLRKAALRGLPMQRAHVRHLEPTGQGVRIHTDGEVLETRAAVLACGAWSAEFGLPVRAVQGQALLLNAPQDTPALYSLPRTGFNLYALGRPDGVYVGATSRETDRATPDAHAAVWLRGGAQRLLGAEGGTAPTRQHLVGLRPVTLGGSPLLGPHPALPRVIVATGHGRHGVLLAPLSAYRVRHLVEEVLAERAAPRVGMAG is encoded by the coding sequence GTGATCGCTGTTATTGGCGGTGGCCTGATCGGGGCCTGCATCGCCTTCGAGCTGCGCCAGGCCGGCAAGGAGGTGCTGGTCCTCGACGCCGAGCGCCCCGGGGCGGCCTGGCGTGCGGGGGCGGGGCTGCTGACGCCCAGCGGCGAGCGGCTGGCAGGAACGCCCCTTGAGGCGGACGTCCGCCTCAGCCTGGGGATGTGGCCTGGGTTTGCCCGGCGTATCGAAAGGGCCTCTGGGCAAACCGTCCATTTCCGCGAGGGCGTGTACCGGGTGGCCCTTACCCCGGCGCAGGCCCAGGAACTGGAGGCGCACCCGGCGGGGGAGTGGACCCGGCCACCCCTCCCCGGAGTACTGGCAGCCCGCGTTCACCGGGAGGAAGGCCGTGTGCATCCGCCGAGCTTGCGTAAGGCCGCATTGCGGGGCTTGCCGATGCAGCGGGCGCATGTCCGGCACCTGGAGCCGACAGGGCAGGGCGTGCGGATCCATACGGATGGGGAGGTGCTGGAGACCCGCGCCGCCGTCCTCGCCTGCGGGGCCTGGAGTGCCGAGTTCGGGCTTCCTGTACGGGCCGTCCAGGGTCAGGCGCTGCTGCTGAACGCACCTCAGGACACGCCCGCCCTGTACAGTCTCCCCCGGACGGGCTTCAACCTCTACGCACTGGGCCGCCCGGACGGCGTCTATGTAGGAGCCACCAGCCGCGAGACGGACCGAGCCACGCCCGACGCCCACGCGGCGGTCTGGCTGCGAGGAGGAGCGCAGCGTCTTCTCGGGGCGGAGGGAGGAACGGCCCCCACCCGGCAACACCTCGTCGGCCTCCGTCCGGTCACGCTGGGTGGAAGCCCCCTGCTGGGCCCTCATCCGGCGCTGCCCCGGGTGATTGTCGCCACAGGGCATGGCCGTCACGGCGTCCTGCTCGCACCCCTGAGCGCCTACCGGGTGCGTCACCTCGTGGAAGAGGTGCTGGCGGAAAGGGCTGCGCCGCGCGTAGGGATGGCCGGATGA
- a CDS encoding thiazole synthase has translation MTGDHVQTDSLVIAGQPFTSRLMLGTGKFRDFTLMGDAIRASGAQIVTVAIRRVELGAPGHEGLLDALDLGCLQLLPNTAGCRTAAEALRVARLARALTGTRWIKLEVIPDPRYLLPDSLETLRAAELLVSEGFTVLPYVQPDAVLARQLEAVGCATVMPLASPIGSGRGLLARALIETVIDGAGVPIVVDAGLGVPSDAAQALELGADAVLVNTAVAEARDPVQMAHAFGLAVRAGREAYLAGRMEQRAQASASSPPNGVPRLPDPEVPVL, from the coding sequence ATGACGGGCGATCACGTACAGACAGACTCGCTCGTCATCGCTGGGCAGCCCTTCACCTCACGGCTGATGCTGGGCACCGGCAAGTTCCGCGACTTTACGCTGATGGGAGACGCGATCAGGGCGAGCGGCGCGCAGATCGTGACGGTGGCAATCCGGCGGGTGGAACTTGGCGCCCCGGGCCACGAGGGGTTGCTGGACGCCCTGGACCTCGGGTGCCTTCAACTGCTGCCCAACACCGCCGGATGCCGTACCGCCGCCGAGGCGCTGCGGGTGGCCCGGCTCGCGCGGGCGCTGACGGGGACGCGCTGGATCAAGCTGGAAGTCATCCCCGATCCCCGCTACCTGCTGCCCGACAGCCTGGAAACGCTGCGGGCCGCGGAGTTGCTGGTCTCAGAAGGCTTTACCGTGCTGCCCTATGTCCAGCCCGACGCGGTACTGGCCCGGCAACTGGAGGCCGTGGGCTGCGCCACAGTGATGCCGCTCGCCAGTCCCATCGGCTCGGGGCGGGGGCTGCTCGCGCGGGCGTTGATCGAGACGGTCATTGACGGCGCGGGCGTGCCCATCGTCGTGGACGCGGGCCTGGGGGTGCCCAGCGACGCTGCGCAGGCCCTTGAACTGGGGGCAGACGCCGTGCTGGTCAACACGGCGGTTGCGGAGGCGCGTGACCCGGTGCAAATGGCCCACGCCTTCGGGCTGGCGGTGCGGGCGGGCCGCGAGGCCTACCTGGCGGGCCGGATGGAACAGCGAGCACAGGCCAGCGCCAGCAGCCCGCCCAATGGGGTGCCCCGCCTGCCGGACCCGGAGGTGCCCGTCCTGTGA
- the thiS gene encoding sulfur carrier protein ThiS, with amino-acid sequence MQVNGQPFVHTPGLTLHALLRELGVPPERVAVALNDDFYPGARVPDRELRPGDVIEVVRVVAGG; translated from the coding sequence ATGCAAGTGAACGGCCAACCCTTCGTCCACACCCCCGGCCTCACACTCCACGCCCTGCTGCGCGAACTCGGCGTGCCGCCCGAGCGGGTGGCTGTGGCCCTGAACGACGACTTCTACCCCGGCGCGCGGGTGCCGGACCGCGAACTGCGTCCCGGCGACGTGATCGAAGTAGTGCGCGTGGTGGCGGGCGGATGA
- the thiE gene encoding thiamine phosphate synthase, which yields MTRPLGRLYLIATPRPGQPEAEFLARVEAALGGGVDLLQLRCKDWEARAYIALAERTRELAHARGVPLIVNDRVDVAWASEADGVHLGQGDLPPAWARQLAPGLAIGRSTHAPEQARAALADASAYLAVGPVHVTPTKPGRAAVGLDYVRWAAAHLPGVWYAIGGLNAKNLPEVLEAGARRVAVVRAVLDAPDPARAAAELWEVLAGFPLLASQVGAP from the coding sequence GTGACGCGCCCACTCGGGCGGCTCTACCTCATCGCCACACCGCGTCCGGGTCAGCCCGAAGCCGAGTTTCTGGCGCGGGTGGAGGCGGCACTCGGCGGCGGTGTGGACCTGCTACAACTGCGCTGCAAGGACTGGGAGGCGCGGGCCTACATCGCCCTGGCCGAGCGGACCCGCGAACTGGCCCACGCGCGCGGCGTACCCCTGATCGTAAATGACCGGGTGGACGTGGCCTGGGCGAGCGAGGCGGACGGCGTGCATCTGGGCCAGGGGGACCTGCCCCCAGCGTGGGCGCGGCAGCTGGCCCCTGGCCTCGCCATCGGGCGCAGCACGCATGCCCCCGAGCAGGCCCGCGCGGCGCTGGCGGACGCCTCGGCCTATCTGGCCGTGGGTCCGGTCCACGTGACGCCCACCAAGCCGGGCCGCGCCGCCGTGGGCCTGGACTACGTGCGCTGGGCGGCAGCCCACCTGCCCGGCGTGTGGTACGCCATCGGCGGCCTGAACGCGAAAAACCTGCCCGAAGTGCTGGAAGCGGGCGCGCGGCGGGTGGCGGTGGTCCGCGCGGTGCTCGACGCGCCCGATCCGGCGCGGGCGGCTGCAGAACTGTGGGAGGTGCTGGCGGGGTTTCCGCTGCTTGCTTCACAGGTGGGCGCACCTTGA
- the thiC gene encoding phosphomethylpyrimidine synthase ThiC, protein MTAHRPARKGITDPTPTDLAHITAGPFPGSRKLYLTPAGRPELRVPVRAISQTPTTERVGGVTRTTPNPDVYVYDASGPYTDANAAFDLTRGLPAARTWLGGGEGHLTQLQAARRGIITPEMEYVALREALRQPGDFDLDHQHPGEGWGASLPREVTPEFVRSEVARGRAIIPANVRHPELEPMIIGRGFRVKVNANIGNSAVRASVTDEVEKLVWATRWGADTVMDLSTGPDIHRTREWIVRNSPVPIGTVPIYQALEKVGGKAEELSWDVYRETLIEQAEQGVDYFTVHAGVRLAHLPLTMRRRTGIVSRGGSILARWCLAHHRENFLYTHFAEICEIMAAYDVSFSLGDGLRPGSIEDANDAAQFAELGTLGELTQVAWAHGVQTMIEGPGHVPLHLIRENVERQLSVCGEAPFYTLGPLTTDIAPGYDHITSAIGAANIGWYGTAMLCYVTPKEHLGLPDKNDVREGVIAYKIAAHAADLAKGLPGVQARDNALSKARFEFRWEDQFNLALDPERARAYHDETLPAEAAKTAHFCSMCGPQFCSMRLSQDLQEDLAALALADLEASLQEKAQEFREGGHALYLTAPVEL, encoded by the coding sequence ATGACCGCCCACCGACCGGCCCGCAAGGGCATCACTGACCCCACCCCCACGGACCTCGCTCATATCACGGCGGGTCCCTTTCCAGGCAGCCGCAAGCTTTACCTGACCCCGGCAGGCCGCCCGGAACTGCGCGTGCCTGTGCGGGCCATCTCGCAGACCCCCACCACCGAACGTGTTGGAGGCGTGACGCGCACCACGCCCAACCCCGACGTGTACGTGTACGACGCGAGCGGACCGTACACCGACGCGAACGCCGCGTTCGACCTCACGCGCGGTTTACCTGCCGCCCGCACCTGGCTGGGCGGGGGCGAGGGGCACCTCACCCAGCTTCAGGCCGCCCGCCGGGGAATCATCACCCCCGAGATGGAATACGTGGCCCTGCGCGAGGCCCTGCGTCAGCCGGGAGATTTCGACCTGGACCACCAGCACCCCGGTGAGGGCTGGGGAGCCAGCCTCCCGCGCGAGGTGACGCCCGAGTTCGTCCGCTCGGAGGTGGCGCGGGGGCGGGCGATTATTCCCGCGAATGTGCGCCACCCTGAACTGGAGCCCATGATCATCGGGCGGGGTTTCCGCGTGAAGGTAAACGCCAACATCGGCAACAGCGCGGTGCGGGCCAGCGTGACCGACGAGGTGGAAAAGCTGGTGTGGGCAACGCGCTGGGGGGCCGACACGGTGATGGACCTCTCCACAGGCCCCGACATCCACCGCACCCGCGAGTGGATCGTGCGCAACAGCCCGGTGCCCATCGGTACGGTGCCCATCTACCAGGCGCTCGAAAAGGTAGGCGGCAAGGCCGAGGAACTGAGCTGGGACGTGTACCGGGAGACGCTGATCGAGCAGGCCGAGCAGGGCGTGGACTACTTCACGGTCCATGCCGGGGTGCGCCTGGCCCACCTGCCGCTGACAATGCGCCGGCGCACCGGCATCGTCTCGCGCGGGGGCAGCATCCTGGCCCGCTGGTGCCTGGCGCACCACCGCGAGAACTTCCTGTACACCCACTTTGCCGAGATCTGCGAGATCATGGCCGCCTACGACGTCTCGTTCTCGCTGGGCGACGGTCTGCGCCCCGGCAGCATCGAGGACGCGAACGACGCGGCGCAGTTTGCCGAACTCGGCACGCTGGGCGAACTGACGCAGGTGGCCTGGGCGCACGGGGTGCAGACCATGATCGAGGGCCCCGGCCACGTGCCCCTGCACCTGATCCGCGAGAACGTCGAGCGGCAGCTGTCGGTGTGCGGCGAGGCGCCCTTCTACACGCTGGGGCCGCTGACCACCGATATCGCGCCGGGCTATGACCACATCACCAGTGCCATCGGGGCGGCCAACATCGGCTGGTACGGCACGGCGATGCTCTGCTACGTGACGCCCAAGGAGCACCTGGGTCTGCCCGACAAGAACGACGTGCGCGAGGGCGTCATCGCCTACAAGATTGCGGCCCACGCGGCGGACCTGGCCAAGGGACTGCCCGGGGTGCAGGCGCGCGACAACGCGCTCTCAAAGGCCCGCTTTGAGTTCCGCTGGGAAGACCAGTTCAACCTCGCCCTCGATCCCGAGCGGGCCCGCGCCTACCACGACGAGACGCTGCCCGCCGAGGCCGCCAAGACCGCCCACTTCTGCTCCATGTGCGGCCCGCAGTTCTGCTCCATGCGCCTGTCCCAGGACCTGCAGGAGGACCTGGCTGCCCTCGCGCTCGCCGATCTGGAGGCCAGCCTGCAGGAGAAGGCGCAGGAATTCCGGGAAGGTGGCCACGCGCTGTACCTGACCGCACCGGTGGAGTTGTGA
- a CDS encoding VWA domain-containing protein: MALSLLAVSPDIGGVLIRGDRGAAKSTAARGLAALLPSRPDGTPAPFVNLPLGATEDRVVGTLDLDAALKGEVRLKPGLIAGADGGVLYIDEVNLLADHLVDVLLDVAAMGVNRVQRDGLSAEHSARLALVGSMNPEEGGLRPQFLDRFGLCVDVQAPTGYGERAEIVRRRMAFEADPAAFTARWQAEEAMLTARLSAARDRLPQVALPDALLDTIAALSAEAGVRSLRADLVLYRAARALAALEGRREVREEDLHRVAPLVLTHRRDPRLPPPPPPPPAPPQEPSTPPTEAPQEASAPPSPQDDPEEVFAPAANPAPLALPAAPTPGAGGGGSAQGRTVRTVPDPQAVTLAVPATLRAALTRTGASGGPMTLTREDFRAPVREEVTGRRVLFVADASGSMGTRERMGAVKGAVLDVLREQGRRDRVALVTFRGAGATLALDFTTDAAAAEAAITAAPTGGRTPLAHALTLAAQVLTGEQGAQLVLFTDGRANVPLTPGGEAWADALGAARGLRGIPTLVVDTETGHVRLNRAAQLAGVMGAEWTALSPAPAG, from the coding sequence ATGGCCCTGTCGCTGCTGGCCGTGTCGCCCGATATCGGCGGCGTGCTGATTCGTGGGGACCGGGGTGCGGCGAAAAGCACGGCGGCGCGCGGACTGGCGGCGTTGCTGCCTTCCCGTCCGGACGGCACCCCCGCCCCCTTCGTGAACCTGCCTCTGGGGGCCACCGAGGACCGCGTGGTGGGCACCTTGGATTTGGACGCGGCCCTGAAGGGTGAAGTCCGCCTGAAACCCGGCCTGATTGCCGGGGCGGACGGCGGCGTGCTGTACATCGACGAGGTCAACCTGCTGGCGGACCATCTCGTGGACGTGCTGCTGGACGTGGCCGCGATGGGCGTCAACCGCGTGCAGCGCGACGGCCTGAGCGCCGAGCACTCCGCCCGCCTCGCGCTTGTGGGAAGCATGAACCCGGAGGAGGGGGGCCTGCGACCCCAGTTTCTGGACCGCTTTGGGCTGTGCGTGGACGTGCAGGCGCCCACAGGGTACGGGGAACGCGCGGAAATCGTGCGGCGGCGGATGGCGTTCGAGGCGGACCCGGCAGCCTTCACGGCCAGGTGGCAGGCGGAGGAGGCCATGCTGACCGCCCGCCTCTCTGCTGCCCGCGACCGCCTGCCCCAGGTGGCTCTGCCCGATGCCCTGCTGGACACCATCGCTGCGCTCAGTGCGGAGGCGGGGGTACGGAGCCTGCGCGCTGACCTCGTGCTGTACAGGGCCGCCCGCGCTTTGGCCGCGCTGGAGGGCCGGAGAGAGGTCCGGGAGGAAGACCTGCACCGCGTCGCTCCCCTCGTCCTGACCCACCGCCGTGACCCCCGGCTGCCCCCACCCCCTCCACCGCCCCCCGCACCACCGCAAGAACCGTCCACTCCACCCACCGAAGCGCCACAGGAGGCTTCCGCCCCTCCATCCCCGCAGGACGACCCGGAGGAGGTCTTCGCGCCCGCCGCAAATCCCGCACCTCTGGCCCTGCCCGCTGCCCCCACGCCCGGTGCAGGCGGGGGAGGGAGCGCGCAGGGCCGCACCGTTCGCACCGTACCTGACCCTCAGGCCGTCACGCTGGCCGTCCCTGCCACCCTGCGCGCCGCCCTGACCCGGACAGGGGCGTCGGGAGGCCCCATGACCCTGACCCGCGAGGACTTTCGCGCCCCTGTCCGCGAGGAGGTCACGGGCCGCCGCGTCCTGTTTGTGGCCGACGCGAGCGGCAGCATGGGCACCCGCGAGCGGATGGGGGCCGTGAAGGGCGCGGTGCTGGACGTGCTGCGTGAGCAGGGACGGCGGGACCGGGTGGCCCTGGTGACGTTTCGGGGGGCAGGGGCGACCCTCGCGCTGGACTTCACCACCGACGCGGCTGCTGCCGAGGCGGCCATTACCGCCGCGCCCACGGGCGGACGAACTCCCCTGGCCCACGCGCTGACCCTCGCCGCGCAGGTCCTGACGGGCGAGCAAGGCGCGCAACTCGTGCTGTTCACCGATGGACGGGCGAATGTGCCGCTGACCCCGGGAGGGGAGGCGTGGGCGGACGCGCTGGGGGCGGCCCGCGGCTTACGGGGCATCCCCACGCTCGTCGTGGATACCGAGACGGGACACGTGCGCCTGAACCGGGCGGCGCAACTCGCGGGGGTGATGGGAGCGGAGTGGACGGCCCTCTCCCCCGCCCCTGCGGGCTAG
- a CDS encoding class I SAM-dependent methyltransferase, protein MTLQTDVFGEWTAEVLAVRSGRWQPERDRAFWQEKAAHYDAGQPPLPNTVAWLRERLTGAASLLDVGAGTGRLTLPLAGAVGRVTALDHSPDMLAVLRAKGPPAYLHLRQQELADALQDPTLPPHDAVLSAWSLAYLPDLRGALTGLLRLARRDLFLLEDDGVGSPHVTLRRQLAGQPRPTRASSLRRALHALGAEPEHLQIPEERELTFPDTAALLAQARLPLGAAEALAFLRPHLTPEGEGWRYRWTFDVHALHVPLGTRP, encoded by the coding sequence ATGACCCTTCAGACGGACGTGTTCGGCGAATGGACGGCCGAGGTGCTCGCCGTCCGATCTGGGCGCTGGCAACCGGAACGTGACCGGGCCTTCTGGCAGGAGAAGGCGGCGCACTACGACGCGGGCCAACCGCCGCTTCCCAACACGGTGGCGTGGCTCAGGGAGCGGCTCACGGGTGCGGCGTCGCTCCTCGACGTGGGCGCGGGGACGGGCCGCCTCACGCTGCCCCTGGCGGGCGCGGTGGGGCGGGTGACGGCGCTGGACCACTCGCCCGACATGCTCGCCGTGCTACGCGCCAAGGGACCGCCCGCGTACCTGCACCTGCGGCAACAAGAACTCGCGGACGCCCTGCAAGACCCCACGCTCCCGCCCCACGACGCCGTGCTGAGTGCGTGGTCCCTGGCCTACCTGCCGGACCTGCGCGGAGCACTGACAGGCCTGCTGCGCCTCGCCCGCCGGGACCTCTTCCTGCTGGAGGACGATGGGGTGGGCAGCCCACACGTCACCCTGCGCCGCCAGCTCGCGGGGCAGCCCAGGCCCACGCGGGCCTCCAGCCTGCGCCGCGCCCTGCACGCGCTGGGGGCAGAGCCTGAACACCTTCAAATTCCCGAGGAACGCGAATTGACCTTTCCTGACACGGCGGCCCTGCTGGCCCAGGCACGCTTGCCCCTTGGTGCCGCGGAGGCGCTCGCCTTCCTGCGTCCCCACCTCACGCCCGAGGGGGAGGGCTGGCGCTACCGCTGGACCTTCGACGTTCACGCGCTGCATGTGCCCCTGGGGACCCGCCCGTGA